In Sphingomonas sp. SUN019, one genomic interval encodes:
- a CDS encoding DUF6445 family protein — MTPALRHVGTGRHPVVVVDGFSGDVAGVRALAAALAPFPRAGNYYPGVRRTLTPADRDGWAYFERTLEAVAPFVGGAFDIDSFRVAEASFSIVTASPALLLPAQRAPHFDSLDPKHLAVMHYLSDTPDTGTAFFRQRATGIEAVDAINVDAFIVEAKRAGAASSGYIHGSTSAFEEIGRVEGVVDRLVIYSGRLLHSGLIPEDMIFSADPRIGRLTANLFIQGH, encoded by the coding sequence ATGACGCCTGCGCTGCGCCATGTCGGGACCGGGCGTCATCCGGTGGTGGTTGTCGACGGCTTTTCCGGCGACGTCGCGGGGGTGCGGGCGTTGGCCGCCGCGCTCGCGCCGTTCCCGCGTGCGGGCAATTACTATCCCGGCGTTCGCCGCACGCTTACCCCCGCCGATCGTGACGGCTGGGCCTATTTCGAGCGCACGCTGGAGGCCGTCGCGCCGTTCGTCGGTGGCGCATTCGACATCGATTCGTTCCGCGTCGCGGAGGCGAGCTTCTCGATCGTCACCGCGTCGCCCGCGTTGCTACTGCCCGCGCAACGCGCGCCGCATTTCGATTCGCTCGACCCGAAACATCTCGCGGTGATGCATTATCTGTCCGACACGCCGGACACGGGCACCGCTTTCTTCCGTCAGCGTGCGACGGGGATAGAAGCAGTCGACGCGATCAACGTCGACGCATTCATCGTGGAGGCCAAACGCGCCGGAGCGGCTTCCAGCGGCTACATCCACGGTTCCACGTCCGCCTTCGAGGAGATCGGCCGGGTCGAGGGTGTCGTGGACCGGCTTGTCATCTATTCGGGGCGGCTGCTCCATTCGGGCCTCATTCCCGAAGACATGATTTTCAGCGCCGATCCGCGCATCGGCCGGCTGACTGCGAACCTATTCATCCAAGGACATTAG
- a CDS encoding family 43 glycosylhydrolase translates to MRILAACLLATVASAVVAAPPGKRTYANPIDIDYRYNWEQTPEQISYRTGADPAIVRHKGAYYLFQTLADGYWRSTDLATWTFITPSRWPFRGIVAPAAWSDGERLYLMPSMTDQGVILVSDAPETGKLEFLTRRLPPLPGMVRSGFEDSMKPGQVPPGPWDPALFKDDDARWYMYWNSSNVFPLYAIELDPKNRLSYIGKPKPLFGLEPGKHGWERFGQDHSGTLPNGTPIKPFMEGAWMTKVGGRYYLQYGAPGTEYNVYGNGTYVSKSPMGPFEYAPYNPVAYKPGGFVEGAGHGSTFQDNNGNWWNTGTPWIGYNWTFERRIGMWPAHFYPDGQMMVSTRFGDFPHYAPDGPNADPEALFTGWMLLSYRAMATASSTMGEFAAARATDENPRTFWVAGANKAGETLTLDLGRAKEVRALQVNFADYKSGRFGDAPDIYTEFRVEASGDGKSWRKVAETEAPRRDRPNAYFELAKPVRARFVRYVHGHVGAANLAISDIRVFGKADGAAPSAPGGVTAVREKDQRNARVTWTAAPGATGYNVRWGVRPDRLTLTYQLFADDAVKAGKGSLALRSLNVGVGYHVAVEAFNEAGVSELSNTVAVR, encoded by the coding sequence ATGCGCATTCTCGCCGCCTGCCTGCTCGCCACCGTCGCTAGCGCTGTTGTCGCCGCGCCGCCGGGCAAGCGCACCTACGCGAACCCGATCGACATCGATTACCGCTACAATTGGGAACAGACCCCCGAACAGATTTCGTACCGGACAGGTGCGGACCCCGCGATCGTGCGGCACAAGGGCGCCTATTACCTCTTTCAGACGCTGGCCGACGGTTATTGGCGGTCGACCGATCTGGCGACCTGGACCTTCATCACGCCGTCGCGCTGGCCGTTCCGCGGCATCGTCGCGCCCGCCGCGTGGTCGGACGGGGAGCGGCTGTATTTGATGCCGTCGATGACCGATCAGGGCGTGATCCTGGTCAGCGACGCGCCTGAGACGGGCAAGCTGGAGTTCCTCACCCGCCGCCTGCCGCCGCTGCCCGGTATGGTGCGGTCCGGGTTCGAGGATAGTATGAAGCCCGGTCAGGTGCCGCCGGGGCCGTGGGATCCGGCGCTGTTCAAGGACGACGACGCGCGCTGGTATATGTACTGGAATTCGTCGAACGTCTTCCCACTCTATGCGATCGAACTCGATCCGAAGAACCGGCTGTCGTACATCGGGAAGCCCAAGCCGTTGTTCGGGCTCGAACCCGGCAAGCACGGCTGGGAGCGTTTCGGTCAGGATCATTCGGGGACCCTCCCCAACGGCACGCCGATCAAGCCCTTCATGGAGGGCGCGTGGATGACCAAGGTCGGCGGCCGCTACTACCTCCAGTACGGCGCGCCGGGGACCGAATATAACGTCTATGGCAATGGCACATACGTGTCGAAATCGCCGATGGGGCCGTTCGAATATGCGCCGTACAATCCGGTCGCGTACAAGCCCGGCGGGTTCGTCGAGGGCGCGGGGCATGGCTCCACGTTTCAGGACAACAACGGGAACTGGTGGAACACGGGTACGCCGTGGATCGGGTATAACTGGACGTTCGAGCGGCGGATCGGGATGTGGCCGGCGCATTTCTATCCCGACGGACAGATGATGGTGTCGACCCGCTTCGGCGACTTCCCGCATTACGCGCCCGACGGACCGAACGCCGATCCGGAGGCGCTGTTCACCGGCTGGATGCTGCTGTCATATCGCGCCATGGCGACCGCCTCATCGACGATGGGCGAGTTTGCGGCCGCGCGAGCGACCGACGAGAACCCGCGCACGTTCTGGGTCGCGGGGGCGAATAAGGCGGGGGAGACGCTGACGCTCGACCTCGGCCGCGCAAAAGAAGTGCGCGCATTGCAGGTGAATTTCGCGGACTATAAATCGGGCCGGTTCGGCGACGCCCCCGACATCTACACCGAATTCCGCGTCGAGGCGTCTGGGGACGGAAAAAGCTGGCGGAAGGTGGCTGAAACCGAAGCGCCGCGCCGTGACCGCCCGAACGCCTACTTCGAACTGGCGAAACCGGTCCGCGCGCGTTTCGTGCGCTACGTCCACGGCCACGTCGGTGCGGCGAACCTGGCGATCAGCGACATCCGCGTGTTCGGGAAAGCGGACGGCGCTGCGCCGTCAGCGCCGGGCGGGGTGACCGCGGTGCGCGAAAAGGATCAGCGCAACGCGCGCGTGACATGGACGGCGGCGCCCGGCGCGACCGGCTACAATGTGCGCTGGGGCGTGCGGCCCGATCGCCTGACGCTGACGTATCAGTTGTTCGCCGACGACGCGGTGAAGGCGGGCAAGGGATCGCTCGCGCTGCGGTCGCTGAACGTCGGGGTCGGTTATCACGTCGCGGTGGAGGCGTTCAACGAAGCCGGGGTTTCCGAGCTGAGCAACACGGTGGCCGTGCGTTAG
- a CDS encoding LacI family DNA-binding transcriptional regulator, with protein sequence MARRRQAVTIKHVAADAGVSLQTVSRVINNEPNVRPAMTERVRASIDKLGYVPSIAAQRMGGSRSYLIVALNDRERTIADWRNREGVDWVDQMLLGGMLTCAEYGYRLIVELVDTHSDHIERELMAAIAALQPDGVILTPPHSENPLITRLLEEHGISFARIGSLQPGAGFALTMDDERAARLATEHLVELGHRRIGFIAGSSEYELSGWRVNGWRDAMATAGLSTGDLLGEGDFTYASGRNAALRLFDTPEPPTAIIASNDQMALATLQLVRERGLDVPRDVSIVSFDDTPIVRFAHPPLTAVVQPIAEVTARAVELIIAEQAGRETPGAPVVVPASLTVRGSTAVRPD encoded by the coding sequence ATGGCGCGTCGGCGGCAGGCAGTGACGATCAAGCACGTCGCGGCGGATGCAGGCGTGTCGCTTCAGACCGTCAGCCGCGTCATCAACAACGAACCCAATGTGCGCCCGGCGATGACGGAGCGCGTCCGCGCGTCGATCGACAAGCTGGGCTACGTGCCCTCGATCGCGGCGCAGCGGATGGGAGGATCGCGATCGTATCTGATCGTCGCGCTGAACGACCGCGAACGCACGATCGCCGACTGGCGCAACCGCGAAGGTGTGGACTGGGTCGACCAGATGCTGCTGGGCGGGATGCTGACCTGCGCCGAATATGGCTATCGGCTGATCGTCGAGCTGGTCGACACGCACAGCGACCATATCGAGCGCGAGCTTATGGCGGCGATCGCCGCGCTGCAGCCCGACGGCGTGATCCTGACCCCGCCGCATTCGGAGAATCCGCTCATCACCCGGCTGCTGGAGGAGCACGGCATCAGCTTCGCGCGGATCGGGTCGCTGCAGCCGGGTGCGGGCTTTGCGCTGACGATGGACGACGAACGCGCCGCGCGGCTGGCGACCGAACATCTGGTGGAACTGGGCCACCGCCGGATCGGGTTCATCGCGGGATCGAGCGAATACGAGCTGAGCGGATGGCGCGTGAACGGATGGCGCGACGCGATGGCGACCGCCGGGCTGTCGACCGGCGACCTGCTGGGAGAGGGCGATTTCACCTACGCTTCCGGGCGAAACGCGGCGCTACGTTTGTTCGACACACCCGAGCCGCCGACCGCGATCATCGCTAGTAATGACCAGATGGCGCTCGCGACGCTGCAGCTGGTGCGCGAACGCGGGCTGGACGTGCCGCGCGACGTGTCGATCGTCAGCTTCGACGACACGCCGATCGTCCGCTTCGCCCATCCGCCGCTTACCGCGGTGGTCCAGCCGATCGCGGAGGTGACAGCGCGTGCGGTGGAACTGATCATTGCGGAGCAGGCGGGCCGGGAGACGCCGGGCGCGCCGGTCGTGGTGCCGGCCAGCCTGACCGTGCGCGGGTCCACCGCCGTTCGACCAGATTGA
- a CDS encoding tryptophan halogenase family protein — protein sequence MNGEHRLRRVVIAGGGTAGWMAAAAIARTMGRTVELTLVESEAIGTIGVGESTIPPLVTYNRLLGINEADFMRATQATFKLGIRFDGWKNVGDSYFHSFGATGKDHWSAGFQHFWMYGREKGHDRSYDDYCLELIAAREGKFAHLPDDRMNYAYQLDSSLYAKFLRSMAEVDGTKRVEGRIASVELNGENGDIAALVLDSGARIEGDLFLDCTGFRALLIEQSLHAGFDDWTHWLPCDSAIAVQTESVRPPVPFTRAMAHDAGWQWRIPLQHRVGNGIVYCSRYLSRDAAQDRLLGNVEGRVLTEPNVLRFVTGARRRQWYRNCIAIGLSGGFMEPLESTSIHLIQRAILRLIRMMPLREISASDVAEFNDQQNQDMAQIRDFLILHYKATERRDSAFWRQCAAMAVPDTLAQKIELFRESGRVFRKNEELFAENSWVQVMMGQGISPRAYHPVAEKLTDDELARLLKLLRDEVTRTVAKLPEHGAYVVQYCGAARAVAA from the coding sequence ATGAACGGCGAGCACCGCCTGCGCCGCGTCGTGATCGCGGGCGGCGGCACCGCCGGGTGGATGGCGGCGGCGGCGATCGCGCGGACGATGGGGCGGACGGTCGAGCTGACGCTGGTGGAATCGGAAGCGATCGGCACGATCGGGGTCGGCGAATCGACCATCCCGCCGCTCGTCACATACAACCGGCTGCTCGGCATCAACGAAGCCGATTTCATGCGCGCCACGCAGGCGACGTTCAAGCTGGGCATCCGGTTCGACGGTTGGAAGAATGTCGGTGACAGTTACTTCCATTCGTTCGGGGCGACCGGCAAGGATCACTGGTCCGCGGGATTCCAGCATTTCTGGATGTATGGGCGCGAGAAAGGGCATGACCGGTCGTACGACGATTATTGCCTGGAGCTGATCGCGGCGCGCGAGGGGAAATTCGCGCATCTGCCCGACGACCGCATGAACTACGCGTATCAGCTCGATTCCTCGCTCTACGCCAAGTTCCTGCGCTCGATGGCCGAAGTGGACGGGACGAAGCGCGTCGAGGGCAGGATCGCGTCAGTCGAACTGAACGGTGAGAACGGCGACATCGCCGCCTTGGTGCTCGATTCGGGTGCGCGGATCGAGGGCGACCTGTTCCTAGACTGCACCGGGTTTCGCGCGCTGCTGATCGAACAGTCGCTGCACGCCGGGTTCGACGACTGGACGCACTGGCTGCCGTGCGATTCGGCGATCGCGGTGCAGACCGAGAGCGTGCGCCCACCCGTCCCGTTCACCCGCGCGATGGCGCATGATGCGGGATGGCAATGGCGCATCCCGCTGCAGCACCGCGTCGGCAACGGCATCGTCTATTGCAGCCGGTATCTGTCGCGCGACGCCGCGCAGGACCGGTTGCTCGGCAATGTCGAGGGACGCGTGCTGACCGAGCCGAACGTGCTGCGCTTCGTCACCGGCGCGCGGCGGCGGCAATGGTATCGCAACTGCATCGCGATCGGGCTGTCGGGCGGGTTCATGGAGCCGCTGGAATCGACCAGCATCCACCTGATCCAGCGCGCCATCCTGCGGCTGATCCGGATGATGCCGTTGCGTGAGATCAGCGCGTCCGACGTCGCCGAGTTCAACGACCAGCAGAATCAGGACATGGCGCAGATCCGTGATTTCCTAATCCTGCACTATAAAGCGACCGAGCGCCGCGACAGCGCGTTCTGGCGGCAATGCGCGGCGATGGCGGTGCCCGATACGCTGGCGCAGAAGATCGAGCTGTTCCGCGAGAGCGGCCGCGTGTTCCGCAAGAACGAGGAATTGTTCGCGGAGAACAGCTGGGTGCAGGTGATGATGGGGCAGGGGATAAGCCCTCGCGCCTACCACCCGGTCGCGGAGAAACTGACCGACGATGAACTCGCGCGATTGCTGAAACTGTTGCGCGACGAAGTGACGCGGACCGTCGCGAAGCTGCCCGAACACGGCGCCTATGTGGTGCAATATTGCGGCGCCGCGCGCGCCGTCGCGGCCTGA
- a CDS encoding cupin-like domain-containing protein, translated as MAEADPGVVDAIARVPEVTVADAAALDARLRTADTPFVVRGLVADWPLVRAGRRSAKDARDYVLRHHRDRPFTVAAGQPGSDGRLFYDDAMAMNFRTLTAKLPDIFAKIDAVEGTADALPIYLASIDLHEFFDGLHEANHVDLGDRTLIASIWMGTRTRIAAHNDVPHNLACVAVGRRRFTLFPREQFRNLYLGPVDNTPAGRAVSMVDFHAPDFAEYPRFREALDHAQVAELDAGDALYIPALWWHHVEGLAAFNVLVNYWWRDAPRWLGQPQDALNHAMLAIRDLPEDQKKYWRDLFDYYVFENDEAVVAHIPEQARSVLGPLNTESAGRIRAFLLRALSR; from the coding sequence ATGGCTGAGGCCGATCCCGGCGTGGTCGACGCGATCGCGCGCGTGCCCGAGGTGACAGTCGCCGACGCCGCCGCTCTGGACGCGCGGCTGCGGACCGCGGACACGCCGTTCGTCGTGCGCGGTCTGGTGGCGGACTGGCCGCTGGTGCGGGCCGGGCGGCGCTCCGCGAAAGACGCGCGCGACTACGTCCTGCGCCACCACCGCGACCGGCCGTTCACCGTCGCGGCGGGCCAGCCGGGCAGCGACGGGCGGCTGTTCTACGACGATGCGATGGCGATGAACTTCCGGACGCTGACCGCGAAGCTGCCCGACATCTTCGCGAAGATCGACGCGGTCGAGGGAACGGCGGATGCGCTGCCGATCTATCTCGCCTCGATCGACCTGCACGAATTCTTCGACGGGCTGCACGAGGCGAACCACGTCGATCTCGGCGATCGTACCCTGATCGCGAGCATCTGGATGGGGACGCGGACGCGGATCGCGGCGCATAACGACGTGCCGCACAATCTGGCATGCGTGGCGGTCGGACGGCGGCGGTTTACGTTGTTCCCGCGTGAGCAATTTCGTAATCTCTACCTTGGCCCGGTCGATAATACGCCCGCGGGGCGCGCGGTCAGCATGGTCGATTTCCACGCCCCCGATTTCGCGGAGTATCCGCGGTTCAGGGAGGCGCTGGATCATGCGCAGGTGGCGGAGCTGGACGCGGGTGACGCGCTCTACATCCCGGCGCTGTGGTGGCACCATGTCGAGGGGCTGGCGGCGTTCAACGTGCTGGTGAATTACTGGTGGCGCGACGCGCCGCGCTGGCTGGGCCAGCCGCAGGATGCGCTGAACCATGCGATGCTGGCGATCCGCGACCTGCCCGAGGATCAGAAGAAATATTGGCGCGATCTGTTCGACTACTACGTGTTCGAGAATGACGAGGCGGTCGTCGCGCATATTCCCGAGCAAGCGCGCAGCGTGCTCGGCCCGCTCAACACCGAAAGCGCGGGCCGCATCCGCGCCTTCCTGCTACGGGCGCTCAGCCGATGA
- a CDS encoding SapC family protein — protein MTNHAILTAEEHRDLRVRTDRGVALGDAVMSCITVPSEFRQVQNDYPILFRRNPERDDFAAVALFGFEAGENLFLDGDRWDADHQPLAIAIQPFLIGANAAGFGDKQVHIDLASPRIGTGEGTRVFAADGRPTPYLESIAEQLGALDEGYQGAGAFFAALKRHDLLEPLTLEVTLDDGAINRLVGFHVIDEDRLRALDAAALGELHDGDHLMPIFMALASLANLGKLIARKNRRMAHG, from the coding sequence GTGACGAACCACGCGATCCTGACTGCCGAAGAACACCGCGACCTGCGCGTGCGCACCGATCGCGGCGTGGCGCTGGGCGATGCGGTGATGAGTTGCATCACCGTGCCGAGCGAATTCCGGCAGGTGCAGAACGATTATCCGATCCTGTTCCGTCGCAACCCCGAGCGCGACGATTTCGCCGCGGTGGCGCTGTTTGGGTTCGAGGCGGGAGAGAATCTGTTCCTCGACGGCGATCGGTGGGACGCCGATCACCAACCGCTCGCGATTGCGATCCAGCCCTTCCTGATCGGGGCGAATGCCGCCGGCTTCGGCGACAAGCAGGTGCACATCGACCTCGCCTCGCCGCGGATCGGCACCGGCGAGGGGACGCGCGTGTTCGCTGCGGACGGGCGGCCGACGCCGTATCTGGAATCGATCGCCGAACAGCTGGGCGCGCTGGACGAGGGCTATCAGGGGGCGGGCGCGTTCTTCGCCGCGCTCAAGCGCCACGATCTGCTAGAGCCGCTGACGCTTGAGGTGACGCTGGACGACGGGGCGATCAACCGGCTGGTCGGTTTCCACGTCATCGACGAGGATCGGCTGCGCGCGCTGGACGCCGCGGCGCTCGGCGAATTGCATGATGGCGATCATCTGATGCCGATCTTCATGGCGCTCGCCTCGCTGGCCAACCTTGGCAAGCTGATCGCGCGCAAGAACCGGCGGATGGCGCATGGCTGA
- a CDS encoding tryptophan halogenase family protein → MDTAVAEIVIVGGGTAGWLAACLIAARANPTAAAPLRVTLIESPDVPTIGVGEGTWPTMRRTLERIGLSEVDFLLACDASFKQGSRFDGWRTGAAGDSYLHPFTAPVTGEPRDVAAAWRDGAFADAVCSQAAVCALDLAPRQRAMPDYAGALNYAYHLDAGKLAAMLARHATARLGVRHVRDHVVAVDRTDDGDIAAVRTRANGAIAGDLFLDCTGHAALLIGGEYGVPFVDRSDVLFNDRALAVQVPVAPDAPIASQTNATAHPSGWIWDIGLPTRRGVGCVYASAFASDDDAAATLEAYLRRTAPGSAIDRSAFRHLTFRSGHRERFWERNCLAIGLSAGFLEPLEASAIVLIELSLDALLDNFPATRDVMPIHARRFNDLFRYRWDRIVEFLKLHYVLSQRDEPYWRAHRDAASIPPRLTELLALWRHQPPSHADLPMQDEVFPAASYQYVLYGMGFPAPRDFAIRSTGRDAATAAMRQVGQRARTLASTLPTNRAYLDALHLSESAAE, encoded by the coding sequence GTGGACACGGCAGTCGCTGAAATCGTGATCGTCGGCGGCGGCACTGCAGGGTGGCTGGCCGCGTGCCTGATCGCGGCGCGCGCGAACCCCACCGCGGCCGCGCCTTTGCGCGTGACATTGATCGAGTCCCCCGACGTGCCGACGATCGGCGTGGGGGAGGGGACATGGCCGACGATGCGCCGCACGCTGGAGCGGATCGGGCTGTCGGAGGTCGACTTCCTGCTGGCGTGCGATGCGTCGTTCAAGCAGGGATCGCGCTTCGACGGGTGGCGCACCGGTGCAGCGGGCGACAGCTATCTCCATCCGTTCACTGCGCCGGTGACCGGCGAGCCGCGCGATGTGGCGGCGGCTTGGCGGGATGGCGCATTCGCCGATGCCGTGTGTTCGCAGGCGGCGGTCTGTGCGCTCGACCTCGCCCCGCGACAGCGCGCGATGCCGGACTATGCGGGGGCGCTGAACTACGCCTACCACCTTGATGCGGGGAAGCTGGCGGCGATGCTCGCGCGTCATGCGACCGCGCGGCTGGGCGTGCGGCACGTCCGCGATCATGTCGTCGCGGTCGATCGCACGGATGATGGCGACATCGCCGCGGTCCGCACGCGTGCGAACGGCGCGATTGCGGGCGACCTGTTCCTCGACTGCACCGGGCACGCGGCGCTGCTGATCGGGGGCGAATACGGCGTGCCCTTCGTCGATCGTAGCGACGTTCTGTTCAACGACCGCGCATTGGCGGTGCAGGTGCCGGTCGCACCGGACGCGCCGATCGCGTCGCAGACCAACGCGACCGCGCACCCCTCGGGGTGGATCTGGGACATCGGGTTGCCGACGCGGCGTGGGGTGGGGTGCGTATACGCCTCCGCATTTGCGAGCGACGACGATGCGGCGGCGACGCTGGAGGCGTATCTGCGCCGTACGGCGCCGGGGTCCGCGATCGATCGATCGGCGTTCCGCCACCTGACATTCCGATCCGGGCATCGCGAGCGGTTCTGGGAGCGCAATTGTCTGGCGATCGGGCTGTCGGCGGGCTTCCTGGAGCCGCTGGAGGCGTCGGCGATCGTGCTGATCGAATTGTCGCTGGATGCGCTGCTCGACAATTTTCCGGCGACACGCGACGTGATGCCGATCCACGCGCGGCGTTTCAACGATCTGTTCCGCTATCGCTGGGACCGGATCGTCGAGTTCCTGAAGCTGCATTACGTGCTGAGCCAGCGCGACGAGCCGTACTGGCGCGCGCACCGCGATGCGGCGTCGATCCCCCCGCGGCTGACCGAATTGCTGGCGCTGTGGCGGCATCAACCGCCGTCGCACGCCGATTTGCCGATGCAGGACGAGGTGTTCCCGGCGGCGAGCTATCAATACGTCCTGTACGGCATGGGTTTCCCAGCGCCGCGCGATTTTGCGATCCGCTCGACCGGGCGTGACGCCGCGACGGCGGCGATGCGGCAGGTGGGACAGCGCGCGCGCACGCTCGCCTCGACCTTGCCCACCAATCGCGCCTATCTCGACGCATTGCACCTCTCCGAAAGCGCCGCCGAGTGA